In a single window of the Corvus cornix cornix isolate S_Up_H32 chromosome 22, ASM73873v5, whole genome shotgun sequence genome:
- the RASSF2 gene encoding ras association domain-containing protein 2 isoform X2: MDFGGGGDLVPCGKDKFIPKNELLLHLKTYNIYYEGQNLQLRHREEGELIVEGLLNISWGLRRPIRLQMQDDNQRIRPPPSSSSWHSGCNLGAHGSVLKPSTLPDIQVTDAEAAPSTETPGNGAAPRPPEEAPQLMRTRSDVGVRHRGSARTPGEQRRLRRHRFSINGHFYNHKTSVFTPAYGSVTNVRINSTMTTPQVLKLLLNKFKIENSAEEFALYMVHTSGEKQKLRGSDFPLLARILQGPCEQVSKVFLMEKDQVEEVTYDGRIYRQRTDACWSCRNCFAPGSLHENSRSYGKILVLCSKSSFQPEPTPPARLCHPESDHGRAISAQPLASPSTSNLRCPSSGASSRSWRRRRTGK, encoded by the exons ATGGATTTCGGCGGCGGAGGGGACCTGGTGCCCTGCGGGAAGGACAAATTCATCCCCAA GAatgagctgctcctgcacttGAAGACCTACAACATCTACTACGAAGGGCAGAACCTGCAGCTGCGGCACCGGGAG gaaggggagctCATCGTGGAGGGGCTGCTGAATATCTCCTGGGGGCTGCGCCGCCCCATCCGCCTCCAGATGCAGGATGACAACCAACGCATCCGCCCgccgccctcctcctcctcctggcactCGGGCTGCAACCTGGGCGCCCACGG GTCCGTGCTGAAGCCCAGCACGCTGCCGGACATCCAGGTGACGGACGCAGAGGCCGCGCCCAGCACGGAGACTCCCGGGAACGGCGCAG CCCCCAGGCCGCCGGAGGAGGCCCCGCAGCTGATGCGGACCCGCAGCGACGTCGGCGTCCGGCACCGCGGCAGCGCCCGCACGCCCGGCGAGCAGCGGCGGCTGCGCCGGCACCGCTTCTCCATCAACGGCCACTTCTACAACCACAAG ACCTCGGTGTTCACTCCCGCCTACGGCTCCGTCACCAACGTGCGCATCAACAGCACCATGACCACGCCGCAGGTGCTCAAACTGCTGCTCAACAAGTTCAAG ATCGAGAACTCCGCGGAGGAGTTTGCTCTGTACATGGTGCACACGAGCGGAG agaagcagaagctgcGCGGCAGCGACTTCCCCCTGCTCGCCCGCATCCTGCAGGGCCCCTGCGAGCAGGTGTCCAAGGTGTTCCTCATGGAGAAGGACCAGGTGGAAGAGGTCACCTACGAC ggaagaatttatcGCCAGCGAACAGATGcgtgctggagctgcaggaattgCTTTGCTCCTGGGTCTCTCCACGAAAACTCCCGGTCCTACGGGAAAATCCTCGTTCTGTGCTCCAAGAGCAGCTTCCAGCCGGAGCCGACGCCCCCAGCCCGATTGTGCCATCCCGAATCTGATCACGGAAGAGCGATTTCAGCGCAGCCTTTGGC GTCGCCCAGTACATCAAATTTGAGATGCCCATCCTCAGGAGCTTCATCcagaagctggaggaggaggaggaccGGGAAGTGA
- the RASSF2 gene encoding ras association domain-containing protein 2 isoform X1 gives MDFGGGGDLVPCGKDKFIPKNELLLHLKTYNIYYEGQNLQLRHREEEGELIVEGLLNISWGLRRPIRLQMQDDNQRIRPPPSSSSWHSGCNLGAHGSVLKPSTLPDIQVTDAEAAPSTETPGNGAAPRPPEEAPQLMRTRSDVGVRHRGSARTPGEQRRLRRHRFSINGHFYNHKTSVFTPAYGSVTNVRINSTMTTPQVLKLLLNKFKIENSAEEFALYMVHTSGEKQKLRGSDFPLLARILQGPCEQVSKVFLMEKDQVEEVTYDGRIYRQRTDACWSCRNCFAPGSLHENSRSYGKILVLCSKSSFQPEPTPPARLCHPESDHGRAISAQPLASPSTSNLRCPSSGASSRSWRRRRTGK, from the exons ATGGATTTCGGCGGCGGAGGGGACCTGGTGCCCTGCGGGAAGGACAAATTCATCCCCAA GAatgagctgctcctgcacttGAAGACCTACAACATCTACTACGAAGGGCAGAACCTGCAGCTGCGGCACCGGGAG gaggaaggggagctCATCGTGGAGGGGCTGCTGAATATCTCCTGGGGGCTGCGCCGCCCCATCCGCCTCCAGATGCAGGATGACAACCAACGCATCCGCCCgccgccctcctcctcctcctggcactCGGGCTGCAACCTGGGCGCCCACGG GTCCGTGCTGAAGCCCAGCACGCTGCCGGACATCCAGGTGACGGACGCAGAGGCCGCGCCCAGCACGGAGACTCCCGGGAACGGCGCAG CCCCCAGGCCGCCGGAGGAGGCCCCGCAGCTGATGCGGACCCGCAGCGACGTCGGCGTCCGGCACCGCGGCAGCGCCCGCACGCCCGGCGAGCAGCGGCGGCTGCGCCGGCACCGCTTCTCCATCAACGGCCACTTCTACAACCACAAG ACCTCGGTGTTCACTCCCGCCTACGGCTCCGTCACCAACGTGCGCATCAACAGCACCATGACCACGCCGCAGGTGCTCAAACTGCTGCTCAACAAGTTCAAG ATCGAGAACTCCGCGGAGGAGTTTGCTCTGTACATGGTGCACACGAGCGGAG agaagcagaagctgcGCGGCAGCGACTTCCCCCTGCTCGCCCGCATCCTGCAGGGCCCCTGCGAGCAGGTGTCCAAGGTGTTCCTCATGGAGAAGGACCAGGTGGAAGAGGTCACCTACGAC ggaagaatttatcGCCAGCGAACAGATGcgtgctggagctgcaggaattgCTTTGCTCCTGGGTCTCTCCACGAAAACTCCCGGTCCTACGGGAAAATCCTCGTTCTGTGCTCCAAGAGCAGCTTCCAGCCGGAGCCGACGCCCCCAGCCCGATTGTGCCATCCCGAATCTGATCACGGAAGAGCGATTTCAGCGCAGCCTTTGGC GTCGCCCAGTACATCAAATTTGAGATGCCCATCCTCAGGAGCTTCATCcagaagctggaggaggaggaggaccGGGAAGTGA
- the RASSF2 gene encoding ras association domain-containing protein 2 isoform X3, with protein sequence MDFGGGGDLVPCGKDKFIPKNELLLHLKTYNIYYEGQNLQLRHREEEGELIVEGLLNISWGLRRPIRLQMQDDNQRIRPPPSSSSWHSGCNLGAHGSVLKPSTLPDIQVTDAEAAPSTETPGNGAAPRPPEEAPQLMRTRSDVGVRHRGSARTPGEQRRLRRHRFSINGHFYNHKTSVFTPAYGSVTNVRINSTMTTPQVLKLLLNKFKIENSAEEFALYMVHTSGEKQKLRGSDFPLLARILQGPCEQVSKVFLMEKDQVEEVTYDVAQYIKFEMPILRSFIQKLEEEEDREVKKLKHKYSILRLMIEQRLEEISEGPTAM encoded by the exons ATGGATTTCGGCGGCGGAGGGGACCTGGTGCCCTGCGGGAAGGACAAATTCATCCCCAA GAatgagctgctcctgcacttGAAGACCTACAACATCTACTACGAAGGGCAGAACCTGCAGCTGCGGCACCGGGAG gaggaaggggagctCATCGTGGAGGGGCTGCTGAATATCTCCTGGGGGCTGCGCCGCCCCATCCGCCTCCAGATGCAGGATGACAACCAACGCATCCGCCCgccgccctcctcctcctcctggcactCGGGCTGCAACCTGGGCGCCCACGG GTCCGTGCTGAAGCCCAGCACGCTGCCGGACATCCAGGTGACGGACGCAGAGGCCGCGCCCAGCACGGAGACTCCCGGGAACGGCGCAG CCCCCAGGCCGCCGGAGGAGGCCCCGCAGCTGATGCGGACCCGCAGCGACGTCGGCGTCCGGCACCGCGGCAGCGCCCGCACGCCCGGCGAGCAGCGGCGGCTGCGCCGGCACCGCTTCTCCATCAACGGCCACTTCTACAACCACAAG ACCTCGGTGTTCACTCCCGCCTACGGCTCCGTCACCAACGTGCGCATCAACAGCACCATGACCACGCCGCAGGTGCTCAAACTGCTGCTCAACAAGTTCAAG ATCGAGAACTCCGCGGAGGAGTTTGCTCTGTACATGGTGCACACGAGCGGAG agaagcagaagctgcGCGGCAGCGACTTCCCCCTGCTCGCCCGCATCCTGCAGGGCCCCTGCGAGCAGGTGTCCAAGGTGTTCCTCATGGAGAAGGACCAGGTGGAAGAGGTCACCTACGAC GTCGCCCAGTACATCAAATTTGAGATGCCCATCCTCAGGAGCTTCATCcagaagctggaggaggaggaggaccGGGAAGTGAAGAAGCTGAAGCACAA ATACTCCATTCTGCGGCTGATGATCgagcagaggctggaggagatCTCTGAGGGTCCGACGGCGATGTGA